One Streptomyces sp. NBC_01217 genomic region harbors:
- a CDS encoding DUF389 domain-containing protein, protein MLHLRLIVPAYRTGEVVHLVESTVGTTHLVVMPGAARSPAGDLVLCDVAREAGDGLISALRRLDIDKSGSITVENMDLTLSAHADRAEAEAPGEGADAVLWEELTDATHEESTFSVTYVAFLAVATMLAACGVMLDNAILIVGAMAVGPEFGPLAGISTALVQRAPRLVWRSLVALIGGFAVAMVLTVGFAWLMDAFGLFNRSMIEAARPNTAFIWKPDAMSFVVAFLAGTAGTLSLTSAKSGALIGVAISVTTVPAAANAAVAFSYSDYSQMSGSTTQLLANLGGIVAAGTLTLLVQKALWAAHRRRTDYVASPSGE, encoded by the coding sequence GTGCTGCATCTGCGCCTGATCGTCCCCGCCTACCGCACGGGCGAGGTGGTGCACCTGGTGGAGAGCACCGTCGGTACGACCCATCTCGTGGTGATGCCCGGGGCCGCCCGCAGCCCGGCCGGTGACCTGGTGCTGTGCGATGTGGCCCGCGAGGCGGGCGACGGGCTGATCAGCGCGCTGCGCAGGCTCGACATCGACAAGTCCGGTTCGATCACCGTCGAGAACATGGACCTGACGCTCTCCGCGCACGCCGACCGGGCCGAGGCGGAGGCGCCGGGCGAGGGTGCGGACGCGGTGCTGTGGGAGGAGCTGACGGACGCCACCCACGAGGAGTCGACGTTCAGCGTCACCTATGTGGCGTTCCTCGCGGTCGCGACGATGCTCGCCGCCTGCGGTGTGATGCTCGACAACGCGATCCTGATCGTGGGCGCGATGGCGGTCGGCCCGGAGTTCGGACCGCTGGCCGGGATCTCCACGGCCCTGGTGCAGCGCGCCCCGCGCCTGGTGTGGCGGTCGCTGGTGGCGTTGATCGGCGGTTTCGCCGTCGCGATGGTGCTGACGGTCGGCTTCGCCTGGCTGATGGACGCCTTCGGGCTGTTCAACCGCTCGATGATCGAGGCGGCCCGGCCCAACACGGCGTTCATCTGGAAGCCGGACGCGATGTCGTTCGTGGTGGCGTTCCTGGCCGGCACCGCCGGGACGCTGTCGCTCACCTCGGCGAAGTCCGGGGCGCTGATCGGGGTCGCCATCTCGGTGACGACCGTACCGGCGGCGGCCAACGCGGCGGTGGCGTTCAGCTACAGCGACTACAGCCAGATGTCGGGCTCCACGACCCAGCTGCTGGCGAACCTCGGCGGAATCGTGGCCGCGGGAACCCTGACCCTGCTGG
- the coaA gene encoding type I pantothenate kinase produces the protein MITSPPRSTHRRTEHASTPYVDLSRAEWSALRDKTPLPLTAAEVEQLRGLGDVIDLDEVRDVYLPLSRLLNLYVQATSGLRGALNTFLGDAGNGHGAQRGTPFVIGVAGSVAVGKSTSARILQALLARWPEHPRVELVTTDGFLLPMKELRARGLMSRKGFPESYDRRALTRFVADIKAGKDEVTAPVYSHLIYDIVPGERLTVRRPDILIVEGLNVLQPALPGKDGRTRVGLADYFDFSVYVDARAEDIETWYLNRFRKLRETAFQNPFSYFRKYTQVSEEEAMEYAATMWRTINEPNLVENVAPTRGRATLVLRKGPDHKVQRLSLRKL, from the coding sequence GTGATCACTTCGCCGCCACGGAGCACCCACCGACGCACCGAGCACGCGTCGACGCCGTACGTCGACCTGTCCCGCGCCGAGTGGAGCGCCCTGCGCGACAAGACTCCGCTGCCGCTGACCGCCGCCGAGGTGGAGCAGCTGCGCGGGCTCGGGGACGTCATCGACCTCGACGAGGTACGGGACGTCTACCTGCCGCTCTCGCGGCTCCTCAACCTCTACGTCCAGGCCACCTCGGGCCTGCGCGGCGCCCTGAACACCTTTCTCGGGGACGCGGGCAACGGGCACGGAGCGCAGCGCGGAACCCCGTTCGTCATAGGGGTCGCGGGCAGCGTCGCGGTCGGCAAGTCGACCAGTGCCCGCATCCTCCAGGCGCTGCTGGCCCGCTGGCCCGAGCATCCGCGCGTCGAGCTGGTGACCACCGACGGGTTCCTGCTGCCGATGAAGGAGCTCCGGGCGCGCGGGCTGATGTCGCGCAAGGGGTTCCCCGAGTCGTACGACCGGCGGGCGCTGACCCGTTTCGTCGCCGACATCAAGGCCGGCAAGGACGAGGTGACGGCGCCCGTCTACTCGCACCTGATCTACGACATCGTGCCGGGCGAGCGGCTGACGGTACGCCGCCCCGACATCCTGATCGTCGAGGGCCTCAACGTGCTGCAGCCCGCGCTGCCCGGCAAGGACGGCCGTACCAGGGTCGGGCTCGCCGACTACTTCGACTTCAGTGTGTACGTGGACGCGCGGGCCGAGGACATCGAGACCTGGTACCTCAACCGCTTCCGCAAGCTGCGCGAGACCGCGTTCCAGAACCCGTTCTCGTACTTCCGCAAGTACACCCAGGTCTCCGAGGAGGAGGCCATGGAGTACGCGGCGACGATGTGGCGGACCATCAACGAGCCCAATCTGGTGGAGAATGTCGCGCCCACCCGGGGCCGTGCCACCCTGGTGCTGCGCAAGGGCCCGGACCACAAGGTCCAGCGGCTGTCCCTGCGCAAGCTCTGA
- a CDS encoding CU044_5270 family protein, with amino-acid sequence MDEMTQLRELRADAPVPDRSALAPGRLRLTEAAASGRRARRLRADWRIASIGAAAAITVAAVLGTQIVDAAAPARSGPASSAGDLRLDSAAEVLNRAADALEEREAAPEPRDDQWIYTRTVMAQPETSGRVRFSYEPDSWVPYDNSAAAQNGKDDDYRTSRQIYRAADELPDDPAQLLDKVRSFYPTGHTEESPPEGRAQQSFRAMGLMVEAYPIAPDALARIYRALATVPGIHVTDHLVKDAAGREAIAITRKEDGRHEQREILLDPQDFGYAGMRFVVTKDYTYRIPAGRTKIPAQEFRAGQIVMSEARVEAAVVDAKGDKP; translated from the coding sequence ATGGACGAAATGACCCAGCTGCGCGAGCTGCGCGCGGACGCCCCCGTTCCCGACCGTTCCGCCCTGGCCCCGGGCCGGCTGCGGCTCACCGAGGCCGCCGCATCGGGCCGCCGTGCGCGCCGGCTGAGGGCCGACTGGCGGATCGCCTCGATCGGCGCGGCCGCGGCGATCACCGTGGCGGCCGTCCTCGGCACCCAGATCGTCGACGCCGCCGCCCCCGCCCGCTCCGGACCCGCTTCGAGCGCGGGAGACCTGCGGCTGGACAGCGCGGCCGAGGTGCTGAACCGGGCCGCCGACGCACTGGAGGAGCGGGAGGCGGCCCCGGAGCCGCGCGACGACCAGTGGATCTACACCAGGACGGTGATGGCCCAGCCGGAGACCTCGGGCCGTGTCCGCTTCTCCTACGAACCCGACAGCTGGGTTCCGTACGACAACTCCGCCGCGGCCCAGAACGGCAAGGACGACGACTACCGCACGTCCCGCCAGATCTACCGGGCCGCCGATGAGCTGCCCGACGACCCCGCACAACTGCTGGACAAGGTCCGCTCGTTCTACCCGACGGGCCACACCGAGGAGAGCCCGCCGGAGGGGCGGGCCCAGCAAAGCTTCCGCGCGATGGGGCTGATGGTCGAGGCGTACCCGATCGCACCGGACGCCCTCGCCCGGATCTACCGGGCCCTGGCCACCGTCCCCGGGATCCACGTCACCGATCACCTGGTGAAGGACGCCGCCGGACGCGAGGCCATCGCCATCACCCGGAAGGAGGACGGCAGGCACGAGCAGCGGGAGATCCTCCTCGACCCGCAGGACTTCGGCTACGCCGGAATGCGCTTCGTCGTCACCAAGGACTACACGTACCGAATCCCCGCGGGCAGGACGAAGATCCCGGCGCAGGAGTTCAGGGCCGGGCAGATCGTGATGAGCGAAGCCCGCGTCGAGGCTGCCGTCGTCGATGCCAAGGGCGACAAGCCCTGA